The DNA sequence AATGGCCACGATGTGATGGTGGTCAAGGCCAATGGCGACTTCAACTGGCACTCCCATCCTGACACCGATGACTTCTTTCTGGTGCTGTCCGGGCGTTTGACCATCCAGATGCGTGACGGCGACGTCGTGCTGGGACCCGGTGAGATGTATGTGGTGCCAAGGGGCGTTGAGCATTGTCCGCGCGCCGACGAGGAAACCCATCTTCTCATCATCGAGCCTGCGGGCACGCCGAACACCGGCAATCCCGAAACAGCTGCGATCAAAACCACGATCTGACCGAGGACCACGCAAAATGCTCCTGATCCACTGTCCCTACTGCCAGGAAGACCGGCCCGAGCTCGAATTCCGCAACACGGGCGAGGCGCATATTGAACGACCGAAGGATATCGCCGCGATCAGCGACGAGGATTTCGAGGCGTTCTTCTTTATCCGGACCAACCCGAAGGGCGTTTCCTATGAGCGCTGGCGGCATATTCACGGCTGCGCCCGGTTCTTCAACGCCGTGCGTGACACGGTCAGCGACAGATTTGTCACCACCTACAAGGCCGGTGAGCCGCGTGTTGACGTGGTGCGCGGCGAGGACGGGGTCTTGATGGTCAAGGGAGCGAAACAATGAGCGGCGCCAACCGGATCAAGGGGCAGGGCCGGCTGACGCCCGCCAGGGTCGTGCGCTTCACCTTCGATGGCAAGGCACTGTCGGCTGTCGAAGGGGACACGCTTGCTTCGGCGCTGATTGCCAATGGCATCCATCTCACCGGGCGGTCTTTCAAGTATCACCGTCCACGCGGCATGCTGTCGGCTGGCCCGGAAGAGCCCAATGCGTTGATGGATGTAGGCCGGGATGCCGCGCGACGGACACCGAATGTGCGGGCCACCGTGCAGGAGGTCTTTGACGGCATGCAGTCGCAGTCGCAGAACCGCTGGCCGTCGCTGGCCTTCGATGTCGGCGGGCTCAACAATTACGCCTCGCCGTTTTTCGCCGCCGGTTTTTACTACAAGACCTTCATGTGGCCGAAAGCGGCCTGGAAAAAGATCTACGAGCCTATCATTCGCGCCGCAGCTGGTCTGGGCGTATCGCCGAGCGAGCCGGATCCTGATCATTATGCCAACCATAATGCCCATTGCGATGTTCTGGTGATCGGCGGCGGCGCTGCCGGTCTTTCTGCCGCACTTGCCGCGGCGCACTCCGGTGCCAGCGTGATCCTGTGCGACGAGAAGCCTGAAACCGGCGGCGCGTTTCATCATGAGACTGATGCGACCATTGACGGCGTGTCCGGCCGGGACTGGGCGCAGAAAGTCACCGCAGAGCTCCGCGCCATGGACAATGTCCGGGTGCTGACCCGCACCACAGCGTTTGGCTATCAGGCGCAAAACCATGTCGCGCTTCTGGAGCGGGTGACCGAGCATCTTGCCAATCCGGACCCGGCGCTGCCGCGCGAACGGCTGTGGCAGGTCCGGGCCAAACAGGTTGTCATCGCCACCGGCGCCATCGAGCGGCACATGGTGTTTGCCAACAATGACCGCCCCGGCATCATGCTGGCTTCGGCGGCGCGGACATTTCTCAATCATTACGGTGTCGCTGTCGGGGCCAAGGTCGGGGTCTACACGGCCTGCGATTCGGCCTGGAACGCAGCTTTTGATCTCAAGCGGGCCGGCGTTTCGATTCCGGCTATTGTCGATGTGCGACCTGATCCCGATCCGGCGCTGGTGGCACAAGCCCGGGAACTCGGTATCGAGGTTCTCGCCGGTCAGGCTGTGCTCGACACCTCGGGCGCGCTACGGGTCAAGTCGATGAAGGTCGGCAAATCGAGTGGTGGGTCTACCCGAACTATCGAGATCGATGCGCTGATCATGTCGGCGGGCTGGACACCGTCCGTGCACATGTTTTCGCAGTCGCGCGGCAAGGTGGTCTGGGACGAGGCTAGCCAGCGCTTCCTGCCCGGCCGCAATGTTCAGGATTGCGTCAGCATTGGCGCCTGCAATGGTATCGACGATCTGGGTGACGCAGTCGCAGGTGCTGCAAAGGCTGGTCACGAGGCGTCAAAGGCTGCCGGCGTGAAAAGCCGCAAAGCCTGGATTGCGCCTGAGGCAGAGACTCAGACATCCTGGGCCGGAAGCATGATGGGGTCGGCCGCCGGTGCCGGTCCTGACACCACGGTCAAAGCGTTTGTCGATTTTCAGAATGATGTCACCGCCAAGGACATTCGGCTTGCTGTGCGTGAGGGCATGCATTCGATCGAGCACGTCAAGCGCTTCACCACCAATGGCATGGCAACCGATCAGGGCAAGACCTCGAACATGCATGGCCTGGCGATTGCGGCCGAGATGCTCGACAAGCCGTTGCCGCAGGTGGGTCTGACTACATTCCGCTCGCCTTACACGCCGGTGACCTTCGGTGCGATCGTCAATCATTCGCGCGGCGATCTGTTCGATCCGACGCGGCGGACGCCGATGCATGGCTGGGAAGAAGCCCATGGCGCGGTGTTTGAGGATGTCGGCCAGTGGAAGCGCGCCTGGTATTATCCGCGCGCTGGCGAGGACATGCATCAGGCGGTCAATCGCGAGTGCCGGACGGTGCGCGAGAGTGCAGGCATGTTCGACGCCACGACATTGGGCAAGATCGAGGTTGTCGGCCCTGATGCGGCCGAATTCCTCAATCTGATGTACACCAATGGCTGGGACAAGCTGCAGCCGGGCCGCTGCAAATACGGCATCATGCTGCGCGAGGATGGCTTCATCTATGATGATGGCGTTGTCGGGCGACTGGCCGAGGATCGCTTTCACGTGACCACGACCACCGGCGGTGCGCCGCGGGTCATGCATCATATGGAAGATTATCTGCAGACCGAATTTCCGCATCTGAAAGTCTGGCTGACCTCGACGACCGAACAATGGGCGGTCATCGCTTTGCAGGGACCCAAGGCGCGCGAGATCATCGCGCCGCTGGTCGAGGGCATCGACCTCTCCACCGAAGCCATGCCGCATATGAGTGTCCGCGAAGGCAAGATCTGCGGTGTGCCGACGCGGCTGTTCCGGATGTCATTCACCGGCGAGGCCGGATACGAGGTCAATGTGCCTGCCGATTATGGCGAGGCGGTCTGGAAAGCGCTGTGGGCGCGGGCAGAGCCGCTGGGCGCTTGCGCCTATGGTACCGAGACCATGCACGTGCTGCGGGCCGAGAAGGGCTATATCATTGTCGGTCAGGACACCGATGGCACGGTGACACCGGACGATGCAGGGCTCAACTGGGCCGTGGCGAAGAAGAAGCCGGATTTCGTCGGCATTCGCGGCATGAAACGGCCCGATCTGGTTGGCGGCGGGCGCAAGCAGCTTGTCGGGCTGACGACCAAGGATCCGAACATTGTTCTGGAGGAAGGCGCGCAGATTGTTGCCGATCCGAATCAGGTCATTCCGATGACCATGATCGGACATGTCACATCGTCCTACTGGTCGGAAAATTGCGGCCGGTCGATTGCCATGGGCGTGGTCATCGATGGGCGCGCGCTCAAGGGCCAGACACTGTATGTACCGATGCCGGAGCGGGTCATTGAAGTGGAAATCACCGATGCCGTGTTCATCGACAAAGAGGGAGTGCGTCTGAATGGCTAAATTCGCTCAAGCCGTCCGTGCCGAGCCGCTTGCCGGACGGGTCAGCAGCGCCGCCGGTGTTGCCCTGACACCGGCAGTTCCCGCAAATCGTGTGTCGTTGAGGGCCGGACCAGAGAGCGTCAAGGCAGTATCTAAAGCACTCGACCTCGACCTTCCATTGCAGCCAAAAACCTCGGTGCGCAATGCGCGCGGCCGTCTGGCCGTCTGGCTGGGTCCTGATGAATGGCTGATTATTGACGAGGCCGGCGACCCGATGATGGACCTGGCCAAGGCCAAGGTGCTGCATTCGGCGGTTGATATCTCCCACCGCAACACCGCGATCCTGGTGACCGGCGAAGGCGCGCGCCCGACGCTGGAATCGGGATGCCCGCAGAATCTGGGCGACGCGGTGTTCCCGGTCGGTGCGGCAAGCCGCACTGTGATGGGCAAGATCGAGGTGGTGATCATTCGAACCGGAGAGACAGATTTCCGGGTGGAATGCTGGCGTTCGTTTTCAGATTACGCCTTTTCCTTGCTGTCAGAAGCCGCCAAGGATTGCCTCGCATAGGCGCAGATCGGTTTATGCGGCTTAGACTTGCGGCAGGTCCTTGGGGTCAAACTGGATGATGGTCATCCACGATGCCGTCAAGGCCGGTTTCTTGCTGCCCTCGATTTCCACCGTTATGTCAAAGGTGGTCATCAGCAGGCCGGGACCGCGCAACCGTGATTCCTTGAGAAAGAAACGTCCGCGAATCCGGCTGCCGGCAGGCACCGGGGCCATAAAACGCATCTTGTTGAAACCGTAATTGATCCCGACATTGTCCTCGCGCAGTCTTGGGACGGCATCGGAGTGCATTGCCGACAACATGGAAACCGTCAGAAAGCCGTGCGCGATGGTTCCGCCGAATGGCGTTTCTTTTGCGCGCTCCGGATCAACATGGATGAACTGGTGATCGTCGGTGGCGTCGGCAAACAGGTCGATACGCGATTGCGGCACATCGATCCACTCTGAGACGCCAACTTCAGTGCCGACCAGATCCTTGACCTCGGCAATTGATATCACTCGTTGCACATATATCTCCAAGTGTGAAAGGTGAGTCAGATGGGTGGCAAACTAGAATTATATGCCACGTATTGCATCAACTCATCCAAGCCTGCGTGCTGATGGCTTTACAATTCCCCAACGTTAACGGCACCGTCTGGCTCGCTTTGGTTCATTTCAGGACAGTATCAGCATTCTCTTGCCAGCAGATTACCGAGCGCGGAGGGACAGTCTCATCGCCCAATGCGCCCGGTGTTGTTTGGTTCCACTTGCCTGTGGTGTCCGGTAGCTGGAAGAAAACCTCGTGGCGGTCGCGATTGAAGACTATCGCGGTGCGTTGCCCGATGGGTCCCAGCACCATCATGAATGTGTTCCTTTGCGGATCTTCCCATTCAGGCGGGGTCATTGCGCGCCCGTCTGCAGTCAGCCAGGTAACCTGATCCGGCTTATTCGAATCGGAGGAATCCTTGAGGAACTCCGTGCGCATCAGATGTGAGGAGCCATCCCTGAATGCCGCCCAGGCGCGGGTGAATTCCAGCCGCGGCTGATTGAGGCCTTTCCAGTCCCGCCAGGTCACGGCGTTATCCTGCGCATAGGCGTTGTTGTTGCCGCCCTGTGTGTGGCCAAACTCGTCGCCGGCAGTCAGCAGGATGGTGCCCCGGGTCGCAAACAACGTGGCAATCAGTGCCTGCGCATCGGCCTCGCGGCTTGCGAGGATGGCCGGGTCATCGCTTGCGCCTTCGGCACCATCATTCCAGGAATAGTTGGCATTGTGTCCGTCGCGGTTGTCCTCGCCATTGGCTTCATTGTGCTTGTTCTCAAATGCCACGAGATCGCCAAGCGGAAAGCCGTCATGGGCGGCAACGAAGTTGACGCTGCGGGTTCGGGTCGCGCCCTTGCTTTTGAAAATGTCGGACGAGCCCGAAAGCCGGGTCGCCAAAGCGCCGGTCATACCCTCGTCACCACGCCAGTAACGGCGGATATCGTCGCGTGCGTGATCGTTCCACTCGAGCCATGGCGGGCCGAAATGTCCGAGTTGATAGCCGCCCGGTCCAATGTCCCATGGCTCGGCAATCAACAGCCTGTCATGCAGTACGGGATCATCGACAATGAGTTGCAGCAATCGAGCGTCGGCTGAAAAGCCGTTCTGGTCGCGACCGAGAATCGGCGCCAGGTCGAAGCGAAATCCGTCAATTCCGGCCTGGGTCACGAAATGGCGCATACTAGCCAACACAAGTTCCTGAACTTCCGGTCGGTCGCAAGCGAGCGTATTGCCGCATCCGGTGTCGTTGATCAGGTTGCCGGATTGATCGTGACGATAATAGGCCGCGTTTCCAAGTCCGCGCAGCGACAGGGTCGGCCCATGCAGGTCGCTTTCCCCGGTGTGGTTGAAGACCACATCAAGGATGACACCGATTCCTGCTGTATGCAGCGCCGCGCACACGAAGCGGAGATCGGCGATACCGCCGGGCGCCAGCCGCGGATCAAGCGCCAGCATGGTGACGGGGTTGTAGCCCCAGGCATTGGTCAGTCCCAGCGGTCCAAGGTGACGTTCATCAATCCAGGCGACGATTGGCATCAGTTCCACGGCGCTGACATGCAGCGCACGCAGATGCGCGATGATGGACGGATGCGCTAAGGCCCGCAATGTGCCGCGATCGGCTTCGGGGACGTCAGGATGCAGAAGCGTGAAGGCGCGAACCGGAAGCTCATAAATGAGACCGCCGGGCTTCACACCCGGCCGGTCCGGGTTGAGCGCCGGCAGCGGTTTCTCGACGATGGCCTTCGGCACGATTGCGGCGGTGTCTTCACCAAATGCCCCGAGACGAGGATCGTAGACAAAGAGGCGATCCAACCTGACGGCAAACGGGTCGACCAGCAGCTTTGACGGGTCAAAGCGGTGGCCTTGTGCGGGTTGCCAGGGGCCATCTGCGCGAAGTCCGTAGCTGGCACCGGCCTGAATGCCTGCGACGAAGGCCGTGAAAAAGCCATCCTCAACTTCGGCAAGTTCATGGCGCGCGATCTCCTGATCCGCACCGTCGAACAGGCAGACCGTGACCGATGTTGCTGACGGCGCACGCACAGCAAAACGAACTCCGTCGGCCGTCAACTCCGCGCCCGGCTTCGGCGGAACACCAAGTTCAGCAGGATTGCTCATCAGGTGATGACAGTGGGAGCGTCGCGCCCGGTCCGCTTGCTGATGCCAGCAAGCGCTTCGGCGGCATCGATGACGGGCGCAAGGGCGGCTTGCGTTTCCTGATCGTGCTGGTTGGGGTCCGGTTCGTGGCGCTCCATATAGACCCGAAGCGTTGCGCCGGAGGTGCCGGTGCCGGACAGGCGGAAAACCAGCCGTGCGCCACCTTCGAAAAAGATCCGAAGCCCCTGATTGCGGCTGACCGATCCGTCCACCGGGTCATGATAGGAAAAGCTGTCGGCCCTTTCGACGGTCAAGGACCCGACCTGACGGCCAGCGAGGCTGTCGAGGCTTTCCTCAATCGCAGCCATCAAGGCGTTGGCATTGGCGGTATCGATGGCTTCATAGTCATGACGCGAATAATAGGTCCGGCCATATTCGGCCCAATGGTCACGGACAATCTCCAGCGCGCTTTGGCGCCGGACCGCCAGGATGTTGAGCCACAGCAGCACCGCCCACAACCCATCCTTTTCGCGGACATGATCGGAGCCGGTTCCCGCACTTTCCTCACCGCAGATGGTGCAGCGTCCGGCGTCGAGCAGATTGCCGAAAAACTTCCAGCCCGTTGGGGTCTCGTGCATTTCGACGCCGAGCTTTTTGGCAACCCGGTCGGCGGCGCCGCTGGTCGGCATCGAACGGGCTATGCCCTTGAGGCCGCTCTTGTAGCCGGGGGCTAGATGGGCATTGGCAGCCAGCATGGCAAGTGAATCAGATGGCGTGACAAAGATGTTGCGGCCGATGATCAGGTTGCGATCACCATCGCCGTCCGAGGCTGCGCCGAAATCAGGTGCGTCCGGTCCCATCATCAAATCGTAGAGCATCTTGGCGTGAACCAGATTTGGATCGGGATGATGTCCGCCAAAATCCTCAAGCGGGGTGGCGTTGAACACCAGAGCGGGATCGACTCCAAGGCGGCGTACCAGAATTTCGCGCGCATAGGGGCCGGTGACGGCGTGCATTGCATCGAAGGCAACACTGAAACCGCCTGAAACCAGCGCACGGATGGCGTCGAAATCAAACAGCGTTTCCATCAACTCGGCATAGTCAGTAACCGGATCGACAACCTCGATCACCATCCCACCAGCTTCGAAAACGCCGGTCTGGTCGAGATCCACGTCGTCGAAGTCGGCGATCAAATACCGATCAATGGTCTGGGTGCGGGCATACATCGCTTCGGTGATCTTCTCCGGTGCCGGGCCGCCATTGGAGATGTTGTATTTGATGCCGAAATCCTCGGTGGGACCCCCGGGATTGTGGCTTGCCGACAGTATCAGCCCGCCGAAAGCCTCGAATTTGCGAATCAGGTGGGAGGCAGCCGGTGTTGATAGAATTCCGCCCTGTCCAACAAGAACCCGACCGAAACCGTTGGCAGCCGCCATGCGGATCGCGGTCTGGATAACCTCGCGATTGTAAAACCGGCCATCACCGCCGATCACCAGTGTCTTGCCCTCGAAGCTCTCGAGACTGTCGAATATCGACTGGATGAAAGCTTCGGTATAGCCGGGCTGCTGAAACACGGGGACCTTCTTGCGCAGCCCCGACGTGCCGGGTTTCTGATCAGGGAAGGGGGTGACGGATACAGTCCGGTTCATGGATTTTTACTCTTTATTCGCAAGAAGTTCGGCGTAGAGATCGGCATAGCGCAAGGCGCTGCGGTCCCAGGAGACGTCTGCCTCCATGCCCTGGTTCTGTAGTCGCGCCCAGACCTTTGGCTCAGCGAAGGCACGGACGGCGCGGCGCAGCGCTTCGCGCAGGGCGTCGGGCGTGACCGGGGAGAACTGAAAACCGGTCGCAACTCGCGCCGCACTGGCTGCCTCGTTGGCGTCGATGATCGTGTCGGCCAGTCCACCGGTGCGGGCAACCACCGGAACATTGCCATAACGCAATCCGTAAAGCTGGGTCAGGCCGCAGGGCTCGAACCGTGATGGCACCAAAACCATGTCGCCGCCGGCCTGCATGAGATGCGACAGCGGCTCGTCATAGCCGATGAC is a window from the Hoeflea sp. IMCC20628 genome containing:
- the glgX gene encoding glycogen debranching protein GlgX produces the protein MSNPAELGVPPKPGAELTADGVRFAVRAPSATSVTVCLFDGADQEIARHELAEVEDGFFTAFVAGIQAGASYGLRADGPWQPAQGHRFDPSKLLVDPFAVRLDRLFVYDPRLGAFGEDTAAIVPKAIVEKPLPALNPDRPGVKPGGLIYELPVRAFTLLHPDVPEADRGTLRALAHPSIIAHLRALHVSAVELMPIVAWIDERHLGPLGLTNAWGYNPVTMLALDPRLAPGGIADLRFVCAALHTAGIGVILDVVFNHTGESDLHGPTLSLRGLGNAAYYRHDQSGNLINDTGCGNTLACDRPEVQELVLASMRHFVTQAGIDGFRFDLAPILGRDQNGFSADARLLQLIVDDPVLHDRLLIAEPWDIGPGGYQLGHFGPPWLEWNDHARDDIRRYWRGDEGMTGALATRLSGSSDIFKSKGATRTRSVNFVAAHDGFPLGDLVAFENKHNEANGEDNRDGHNANYSWNDGAEGASDDPAILASREADAQALIATLFATRGTILLTAGDEFGHTQGGNNNAYAQDNAVTWRDWKGLNQPRLEFTRAWAAFRDGSSHLMRTEFLKDSSDSNKPDQVTWLTADGRAMTPPEWEDPQRNTFMMVLGPIGQRTAIVFNRDRHEVFFQLPDTTGKWNQTTPGALGDETVPPRSVICWQENADTVLK
- a CDS encoding alpha-D-glucose phosphate-specific phosphoglucomutase; amino-acid sequence: MNRTVSVTPFPDQKPGTSGLRKKVPVFQQPGYTEAFIQSIFDSLESFEGKTLVIGGDGRFYNREVIQTAIRMAAANGFGRVLVGQGGILSTPAASHLIRKFEAFGGLILSASHNPGGPTEDFGIKYNISNGGPAPEKITEAMYARTQTIDRYLIADFDDVDLDQTGVFEAGGMVIEVVDPVTDYAELMETLFDFDAIRALVSGGFSVAFDAMHAVTGPYAREILVRRLGVDPALVFNATPLEDFGGHHPDPNLVHAKMLYDLMMGPDAPDFGAASDGDGDRNLIIGRNIFVTPSDSLAMLAANAHLAPGYKSGLKGIARSMPTSGAADRVAKKLGVEMHETPTGWKFFGNLLDAGRCTICGEESAGTGSDHVREKDGLWAVLLWLNILAVRRQSALEIVRDHWAEYGRTYYSRHDYEAIDTANANALMAAIEESLDSLAGRQVGSLTVERADSFSYHDPVDGSVSRNQGLRIFFEGGARLVFRLSGTGTSGATLRVYMERHEPDPNQHDQETQAALAPVIDAAEALAGISKRTGRDAPTVIT
- a CDS encoding cupin domain-containing protein; its protein translation is MTHQSINLADKLDGFADLWSPKIVAGFNGHDVMVVKANGDFNWHSHPDTDDFFLVLSGRLTIQMRDGDVVLGPGEMYVVPRGVEHCPRADEETHLLIIEPAGTPNTGNPETAAIKTTI
- a CDS encoding sarcosine oxidase subunit gamma, producing MAKFAQAVRAEPLAGRVSSAAGVALTPAVPANRVSLRAGPESVKAVSKALDLDLPLQPKTSVRNARGRLAVWLGPDEWLIIDEAGDPMMDLAKAKVLHSAVDISHRNTAILVTGEGARPTLESGCPQNLGDAVFPVGAASRTVMGKIEVVIIRTGETDFRVECWRSFSDYAFSLLSEAAKDCLA
- a CDS encoding sarcosine oxidase subunit alpha, coding for MSGANRIKGQGRLTPARVVRFTFDGKALSAVEGDTLASALIANGIHLTGRSFKYHRPRGMLSAGPEEPNALMDVGRDAARRTPNVRATVQEVFDGMQSQSQNRWPSLAFDVGGLNNYASPFFAAGFYYKTFMWPKAAWKKIYEPIIRAAAGLGVSPSEPDPDHYANHNAHCDVLVIGGGAAGLSAALAAAHSGASVILCDEKPETGGAFHHETDATIDGVSGRDWAQKVTAELRAMDNVRVLTRTTAFGYQAQNHVALLERVTEHLANPDPALPRERLWQVRAKQVVIATGAIERHMVFANNDRPGIMLASAARTFLNHYGVAVGAKVGVYTACDSAWNAAFDLKRAGVSIPAIVDVRPDPDPALVAQARELGIEVLAGQAVLDTSGALRVKSMKVGKSSGGSTRTIEIDALIMSAGWTPSVHMFSQSRGKVVWDEASQRFLPGRNVQDCVSIGACNGIDDLGDAVAGAAKAGHEASKAAGVKSRKAWIAPEAETQTSWAGSMMGSAAGAGPDTTVKAFVDFQNDVTAKDIRLAVREGMHSIEHVKRFTTNGMATDQGKTSNMHGLAIAAEMLDKPLPQVGLTTFRSPYTPVTFGAIVNHSRGDLFDPTRRTPMHGWEEAHGAVFEDVGQWKRAWYYPRAGEDMHQAVNRECRTVRESAGMFDATTLGKIEVVGPDAAEFLNLMYTNGWDKLQPGRCKYGIMLREDGFIYDDGVVGRLAEDRFHVTTTTGGAPRVMHHMEDYLQTEFPHLKVWLTSTTEQWAVIALQGPKAREIIAPLVEGIDLSTEAMPHMSVREGKICGVPTRLFRMSFTGEAGYEVNVPADYGEAVWKALWARAEPLGACAYGTETMHVLRAEKGYIIVGQDTDGTVTPDDAGLNWAVAKKKPDFVGIRGMKRPDLVGGGRKQLVGLTTKDPNIVLEEGAQIVADPNQVIPMTMIGHVTSSYWSENCGRSIAMGVVIDGRALKGQTLYVPMPERVIEVEITDAVFIDKEGVRLNG
- a CDS encoding MaoC family dehydratase; translation: MQRVISIAEVKDLVGTEVGVSEWIDVPQSRIDLFADATDDHQFIHVDPERAKETPFGGTIAHGFLTVSMLSAMHSDAVPRLREDNVGINYGFNKMRFMAPVPAGSRIRGRFFLKESRLRGPGLLMTTFDITVEIEGSKKPALTASWMTIIQFDPKDLPQV
- a CDS encoding sarcosine oxidase subunit delta; the encoded protein is MLLIHCPYCQEDRPELEFRNTGEAHIERPKDIAAISDEDFEAFFFIRTNPKGVSYERWRHIHGCARFFNAVRDTVSDRFVTTYKAGEPRVDVVRGEDGVLMVKGAKQ